AAAACGCTGGCGGGCGATGAGGGCCGCCATCTGGCGATTGAAGCGCCGACCGGGGTCGGTAAAACCCTCTCATACCTTATTCCGGGCATTGCCATTGCCCGTGAAGAGCAGAAAACGCTGGTGGTCAGCACCGCCAACGTCGCCCTACAGGATCAGATCTTCAGTAAAGATCTGCCGCTGCTGCGCAAAATTATTCCCGATTTACGCTTTACCGCCGCCTTTGGCCGCGGGCGCTATGTCTGCCCGCGCAATCTTGCCGCACTCGCCAGCAGCGATCCCAATCAGCAGGATCTGCTGGCCTTTCTTGATGACGAACTGACGCCCGGCAACAAAGAGGAGCAGACGCGCTGCGCATCGCTGAAAGCCGATCTCGACAGCTACAAGTGGGATGGCCTGCGCGATCACACCGATAAAGCCATCAGCGACGATCTCTGGCGACGCCTGAGCACCGATAAAGCAGGCTGCCTGAACCGTAACTGCCACTACTACCGCGAGTGCCCCTTCTTTGTGGCGCGTCGGGAGATCCAGGAAGCGGAAGTGGTGGTTGCCAACCACGCGCTGGTGATGGCGGCGATGGAGAGCGAAGCGGTGCTGCCGGAGCCGAAAAACCTGCTGCTGGTGCTCGATGAGGGCCACCATCTGCCGGATGTAGCCCGCGATGCGCTGGAGATGTCGGCAGAGATCACCGCAGGCTGGTATCAGCTGCAACTCGATCTCTTCACCAAACTGGTGGCGACCTGCCTTGAGCAGTTTCGCCCAAAAACCCTGCCGCCGCTGGCCACGCCCGAGCGGCTCAACGCCCACTGCGAAGAGCTGTTTGAACTGATCTCCTCCCTCAACGCCATTCTCAATCTCTATCTTCCCGCCGGGCAGGAGGCAGAACACCGCTTTACGATGGGCGAACTGCCGGATGAAGTGATGGAGATCTGCCAGCGGCTGGCGAAACTGACCGAGATGCTGCGCGGGCTGGCGGAGCTGTTTCTCAACGATCTCAGCGAGAAAACCGGCAGCCATGACGTTGTGCGTCTGCACCGGGTGATTTTGCAGATGAACCGGGCGCTTGGGATGTTTGAGAGTCAGAGCAAGCTCTGGCGGCTGGCATCGATGGCGCAAGCCTCCGGCGCCCCGGTCTCCAAGTGGGTAACGCGCGACGTGCGCGACGGGCAGTTGCACCTGCAGTTTCACTGCGTCGGCATTCGCGTCAGCGACCAGCTGGAAAAGCTGCTCTGGCGCAGCGTGCCGCATATCGTCGTCACCTCGGCGACCCTGCGCTCGCTCAACAGCTTCAACCGCTTGCAGGAGATGAGCGGGCTGAAGGAGAAAGCGGGCGACCGCTTTGTCAGCCTCGACTCGCCGTTCAACCATGTCGATCAGGGGAAGATTATTATTCCGCAGATGCGCTACGAGCCGCTGATGGAGAACGAAGAGCAGCATATCGCCGAGATGGCGACCTGGTTTCGTGAACAGGTGGAGAGCAGAGCGCACCGCGGAATGCTGGTGCTATTCGCCAGCCAGCGCGCGATGCAGCTCTTTCTTACCTATGTGCCCGATCTGCGTCTGTTGCTGCTGGTGCAGGGCGATCAGCCCCGTTACCGGCTGGTGGAGTCGCACCGAAAACGCATCGACGGCGGTGAACGCAGCGTGCTGGTTGGCCTGCAATCCTTTGCTGAAGGGCTGGATCTGAAGGGGGATTACCTCACCCAGGTGCATATCCATAAGATTGCTTTCCCGCCCATCGACAGCCCGGTGGTGATCACCGAAGGCGAGTGGCTCAAAAGCCTCAAGCGTTATCCCTTTGAAGTGCAGAGCCTGCCGAGCGCCTCGTTTAACCTGATTCAGCAGGTCGGGCGCCTGATCCGCAGCCATGAGTGTCGCGGTGAAGTGGTGATCTACGATAAGCGGCTGTTGACCAAGAGTTATGGGAAACGCCTGCTTGATGCACTGCCAATATTTCCAATTTCCCAACCGCCGATGCCTGACGTTATAGTGAAGAAACCAGAACAGAAGCGCCGCAAGCGCCGTTAACGATGTGAGCACGCAAGGAGAGTCCATGGATTACCGCACCATCATTAAAGAGGTTGGCCGGGGCAAAAATCACGCCCGCGACCTTGATATTGACACCGCCCGCAGCCTCTACGCGAGGATGCTCAACGGCGAGGTACCGGAACTGGAGATGGGCGCGATCCTGATTGCGCTGCGTATTAAAGGGGAAGGCGAGGCCGAAATGCGCGGCTTCTACGCGGCGATGCAGGAGCGGACAATGAAGCTGACGCCGCCGGTGGCGAAACCGATGCCGATTGTTATCCCGAGCTATAACGGCGCGCGCAAGCAGGCGAACCTGACGCCGCTGCTGGCGATTCTGCTCAACAAACTGGGCTTTCCGGTGGTGGTGCACGGCGTCAGTGAAGATCCGACCCGCGTCGTCAGTGAGACGATTTTCGCCCTGCTGGGCATTGAAGCCACCACGCTTGCTGGCCAGGCGCAGGCGAAGCTGGAGGGGCATCAGCCGGTCTATATTCCGGTAAGCGCCCTCTGCCCGCCGCTGGAGGATCAGCTGGGTCTACGCTGGCGTATGGGCGTTCGTAACAGCGCGCACACGCTGGCGAAGCTGGCGACCCCCTTTGCCGAAGAGGCGGCGTTGCGCCTCTCCAGCGTGTCGCACCCGGAGTACCTCACCCGCGTAGGGAAATTTTTCGCTGATATCGGCGGGCGCGGGCTGCTGATGCAGGGCACCGAAGGGGAAGTGTACGCCAACCCGCAGCGCTGCCCGCAGATGAACCTGATCGATCCCGTGGGCGAGCGCGTGCTTTTTGCCCGCAGTGATGCGGTGGTTGAACCTGCTGCTGCGGGTGCGGCGAAAGATGCCGACAGCACCGCGCGCTGGATCGAGGGTTGCCTGAGCGGACGCGAAGCAATACCGGAGTCATTAAAGGTGCAGCTGGCCTGCTGCCTGATGGCAAGCGGTGAAGCGCAGACGCTGGAAGAGGGGCTGGCGCACGTCGCGGCGACATTTGGATAAAAAAAAGCCCGTCACAATCCTGGACGGGCCATGCAAAGGGCAATAAGGGTCAATGAGGGTGGTGCATCCGGCAGAGGGTTAAAATGCCGGGGTAAAACGCGGGTCAGGTTACTTATAGATAACCGCTGTGCCACTCAGCTTGTTATTGCCAGTGGTAGACAGAATGCTGTAGCCAGAAGCACCTGCCGCTTTGGCTTTCTCTGCCAGGCGTGCTTCAAGGCCGTCCAGCGTGGTTGCGCCGTGGGCGGATACCACACCGATTTTGTTCAGCTCGCCTGCCTGAGCAGGGTTAACAGACTGAGCCGCAAAAGCACCGAAAGAGAGGGTGGATAATGCGACAGCAGCAACAGCATATTTAATGGCGTTCATAGGGTTTCTCTCGCAGGTTATACTGAATTTGGGACGATGTTCCGTCGATGTGATAAGTATCACAGTTTTTTATCAGCGAGAAAATCGAAGAGAATTGAAAGCCTTGTTCTAAAAAATTGAACAATAGTTAAGTTTTTGAAGCATAAAGGTTAAAAAGATAAAAAAGCAGGAAATGGGAGCACTACCTCGCCACGCGGAGATAAGCGGCACATTTTGCGACAAGCGAAGCGGAAAAGTGTGAAGGTAAAGGTAAGTGCTTATCCTGCCGCGAAGCGTCAGGAAAAGTCAGCGCAGCTGGCTATCCTTCGATCCTCTGCGATTATATCCTGAATATGTCGAGTTATGTAAATCTTTCTCCTGCTGGCATTTCACGCACAGCCGCACGCCGGGAATCGCTTTTCGCCGCGCTTCCGGAATGGTTTCACCGCACTCTTCGCACTCTGTAAGGCTCTCACCACCCGGAATATCCCGGCGCGCACGGGCGACCGCATCCTCAATGGTGCTGTCGATCTGCTGCTGTACTGCATCGTCGTTTGCCCAACCTGAAGCCATAATTTCCTCCTGTATAGCTATTAAGTATAGACGCTATAAGGTGGCATGAAGTTGTAGGCCGGATAAGGCGTAAGGGAATGAAGCCGCTGGAACGGCGTAGGCCGGATAAGCGTTTACGCGCCATCCGGCATTATCTTCGCGGCACAATTGCCGGATGGCGGCTGCGCCTTATCCGGCCTACCAAAACGAGCCTACAGCCACACCAATATTGCTTTTACCTGCGGTCTCGCAGCGACGGTGTTGACCCCCGCTGAAATCGGCGAACCGAAGCGTGAATGACAAGGTCTGGACGCCATGGATGGCGGACAGAGGCGAACCGAGACAGGATGTCGAGTCGAGCCGGCCGCAGTCAGGCACGCGGGAGGTGAGCGCAGTGCGCAGCACCGATTTCCTCGCGGGGCCGCGGGGATTGACAAGGGGGGAGCGGTCCCCCCCTTGTCCCGTTCACCGCATAAGAGATTAATGAAACTCCCCAATCTCTGGTGAACGGAACCATTCCACCGAGGTAATCCCATTGCCGGATGGCGCGTTACACGCTTATCCGGCCTACGCCGTTTCAGAGATAATCGTTTTAATAGCCTGGCGGCGTTGATTAACGATTATCCGGCCTGACTAAATCGAAACGCTGATCCTCGCTAATACCGTAATAAGCGGACGGTCCTCCGGCGCGCAGCACCGGTTGCGCCTTCGCCGTCTGGTAGATGCCCTCTTCGAGCAGCGATTCATCAATATGCACCGCCACCACTTCCCCCAGTACCAACCAGCTCTCAATCGGGCTGCCATCGGCGGCGGTGAGTTGAATGCATTGCGAAAGACGGCACTCAAAGTTAACCGGGCTTTCCGCCACGCGCGGGGCGCGCACCAGTCGACTCTCTGCCGGGGTCAGCCCGGCGCGGGCGAACTCATCTTCGCCGTGCGCCAGCGATGCGGAGGTCTCATTCATCTGTACCGCCAGATCGCGGGTGGTTAAGTTCCAGACAAACTCTTTGCTCTCAACGATATTCTGCACGCTATCTTTCCAGCCGCTGCTGGCGAAACCAATGATCGGCGGGCGGTAGTTAAAGCAGTTGAAGAAGCTATAGGGCGCCAGGTTGCGGCGGCCTTGCCCGTCCAGCGAGGCGATCCAGCCGATAGGGCGCGGGCCGACAATGGCATTCAGCGGGTCGTGCGGCAGGCCATGACCTTTCGCGGGCTCATAAAAATACATAGCGTCTCCTGATGGCAAAAAGTTTCTTCAGGCTCCCTTATTTACCCGGCTGGCGTCAACGGGTATCTTACGCCGCTGTTAACAGGAGAATGCCATGAATGCCCAGAAGCCGGGTCTGCACCCGCGTAACCGCCACCATAGCCGCTACGACCTCGACGCCCTGTGCGCCGTCAACCCGTCGCTGCGCGCCTTTATCACGCGCAATCCGAACGGGGAAGAGACCGTTAACTTTGCCGATCCACAGGCGGTGAAAGCCCTGAACAAGGCGCTGCTGGCGCATTTCTACGGCGTGCGCGAGTGGGATATCCCGGACGGCTTTCTCTGCCCGCCGGTGCCGGGCCGCGCGGATTATCTGCACCACCTCGCCGATCTACTGGCAGAGAGCGATAACGGCACTATTCCGGCACAGGCCAGCGTGCTCGATATCGGCACCGGTGCGAATTGCATCTATCCGCTGATTGGCGCCCATCAATATGGCTGGCGGTTCACCGGCAGTGAAGTCAACGCCGAAGCCTTTGCCAGCGCGCAGGCAATCATTGCCGCCAACCCTGGCCTGACCCGCGCGGTGCGTCTGCGTCGCCAGAAAGATATGGCGGCGATCCTCACCGGCATCATTCATAAAAATGAATCTTACGATGCCGTTATCTGTAACCCACCTTTCCATGACTCGGCGCAGAGCGCGCAGGCAAACAGCGAGCGCAAGCGACGCAACCTTGGCCAGTCTGTGACGGACGCGGCGAACTTCGGCGGCCAACAGCAGGAGCTGTGGTGTGAAGGCGGCGAAGTGGCCTTTATCAAGACGATGATTGCCGAGAGCAAGCAGTTTGCCCGCCAGGTGCTGTGGTTCACCTCGCTGGTGTCGCGCGGCGACAACCTGCCGGAACTCTACCGCGCCTTGACGCAGGTCGGCGCGGTAAAAGTGGTGAAAAAGGAGATGGCGCAGGGGCAGAAGCAGAGCCGCTTTATCGCCTGGACCTTCCTCGACGAGGCCCAGCGTAAACGCTGGGCACAGAGCCGGTTTAGAGGGTAGGTTGTGCGGGCGGCGTACCGGCATTCGCCGCCGGTTGCGCTTGCCCGATCCCTTCCGGTGCCGACACCATCTGGTAGGTCTGCACCGGCGGGCGTACGTGGGCAAGGTCGAAATGCTTTTTCACCATCGTGTCGAGGGCGAAACGCACCGTCCACTGTTTTAGCGGCAGGGTGGTGAAGGTGACACGCAGCGTAAAGGCGGTGTTGGTCAGCCCGACTAACCCGGCAAAGTTCGGCTCGCCGATAATCAAACCGCGAATCTCCTCCTGCTCCATCAGCTCCGCCACCGCATCTTTCAGCGCCTGATTGGCCTTATCGGTATCCTCATGACGATCGACATCATAGTTCGCCACCACTGAGCCAATCCCGCGCACAAAGTTGGCGAAGGTGGTGATCGATGACCACGGGATGATGTGGTACGCGCCGGTATCCTGACGCACGCCGACGGAACGAATAGTCATCCGCTCCACCGTGCCGGTAAGCGGGCCGATGGTCACCAGATCGCCGGTGTTCATCCCATTCTCGAACTGAATAAATATGCCGGTGATAATATCCTTCACCAGGGTTTGCGAACCAAACGAGATCGCCAGCCCCAGCGCCCCGGCACCCGCCAGCAGCGGCGCGATATTCACTCCAATCTCTGAAAGCACAATCATCACCGTAATGGTGCTGATCACCACCGCCAGCGCGTTGCGAAACAGCGTCAGCAGGGTACGCGTGCGCGCGCTGGGCAGCGGGCGGCCGTGAATATCGGATGTCAGCCGGTTCTCAATAATCGTCGCCAGCAGCGTCCAGCCGACGGCGGAGAAGAAGAGGATCAGCGCAATGCGGATCAGAATATCGACCGCCTTCTCTCCGGCACCATAATTGAGCCAGTGCCAGAAATCGAACAGCCCCCACGCGCTTAACAGCAGCAGGATGGTGGTGCAGACCACCAGGAAACGGGCGGTCTTCATCGAGGCGGATAGCCAGCCATTAAGCCGCTTTTGCAGCTCCGGGTAGTTGCGCTGCACCTGTGGCGACAGGGTGATGGTTTTATCGAGCCAGCGCGACAGCACGCCGGAGATAAACGCGGAGACGCTAAGGATCGCCAGGCTGCTCAACGAGGCGCCCATCATAAACTTCAGGCTGTTGCCCGGATCGAACAGCGAGAAGAAGAAGAGCACGATGAAGTAGGCGCTGGCGAGCCAGTGCCACACCAGCGCAAAGGCGCGAATAAAGAGGCTGAAGAAGGCCAGCGAGCGGTCTGCCAGCAGGATCAGGTTGTGCTGGATCTCGCGCTTGTTATGGAAAATAAGGTAGAGCGCCCAGAGGGTAATGCAGAGCATGATCACCACGTTGGCGAGCGCGCCGAACTGAATGTTCACCTGATTGGAGATAATCGGCACCGCCACCAGCAGCCCATAGCCAATCAGGCTGCTGAGCGCGCTCAAACGCAGGTGCCAGTAGCGCGCCGTCTCATCGCGAATATGAAACGGGCGCAGATCGGGAATGCGCGGGCAGAAGATAAGCCGCAGAATCGCTTTGAAAAACTCAATCAGCGCGAAGGCGTTAAGAAACAGGCTCTGCTGAAAAGCGATAGTGCTGTTACCGCCGGTAAGATTGGCGCGCAGTACCTGGCCGACAAATAGCGTCAGCGCCAGCAGCATGATGTCGATAATAAAAGCCCCGACGATCATCGACGGCAGCTGTAACCAGTTGCTACTGTCGCGGTTTTTACGCCGCCCCCAGGCGCCCATGCGGCGGTAAACCGGCGAGACGCAGAAACGCACTGTCCACCAGAAGGCGAAGACCAGCACCGCGAGCAGCATGAAGTGGCTGGCGGCATTGGTGAAGGTTTGCGGGTTAAAGGCTTTGTGCGGCGAGCCGGTAATATTGCGCCACAGCTGGGCAAAACGGGTCGAGAGCGCCTCGCCATAGTAATCCGCCACTTCGGTAACCTTCTCCAGCACCGTTTTCTGCTCTTCAATGGCGGGCGGCGAGATGACCGGCACTGGCTCCTGCGGCGGCGTGGTGGCGACTTTACGCAGCTGGTCGATCAGCTCTTTGCGTGATTCATCATTCTCCAGCACATCGGCCAGCGCGCCATAGGCCGCTTTTTTCTGTTCAACATCGGGTTCGCTGGTTTGCGCAGAAGTGTGAGTAGTGGTTGCGGCGGTAACGCCGGGTATCGTCGCGGCCTGAAGCGGCGCGCACAGCAGGCTAATCAGTAACAAAATCCACGGCATAGCTCCTCCGGTGAGAAAATCCCGCAAAGGGATAAGTATAGGTGCCGGGGGAGGGCGGGATAAAATTGCGCACAATCCGCAAAAGAAAAACCCCTCCGGCTGGAGGGGTTGGCTGTCAGGAGACGTGCTGCAGGAACTCCTGCAAACGCTGGCTGGGCGGATTCTCAATCAGCTGCTGCGGGTTGCCATCTTCGGCAATGCGGCCCTTATCAATGAAAATCAGACGCGAGGCCACTTTTTCGGCAAAGCCGATTTCGTGGGTCACGATCACCATCGTCATCCCCTCTTCGGCCAGATCCTGCATCACTTTCAGCACTTCGTGACGCAACTCCGGATCGAGCGCCGAGGTCGGCTCATCAAACAGCATCATCTTCGGTTTGACCGCCAGCGCGCGGGCAATCGCCACGCGCTGCTGCTGGCCGCCGGAGAGCTCTGACGGGTAGTGATGGGCGCGCTCGGCAAGACCC
This Kosakonia cowanii JCM 10956 = DSM 18146 DNA region includes the following protein-coding sequences:
- the dinG gene encoding ATP-dependent DNA helicase DinG gives rise to the protein MALTAALKAQIAAWYKALQQQIPDFIPRAPQRQMIADVAKTLAGDEGRHLAIEAPTGVGKTLSYLIPGIAIAREEQKTLVVSTANVALQDQIFSKDLPLLRKIIPDLRFTAAFGRGRYVCPRNLAALASSDPNQQDLLAFLDDELTPGNKEEQTRCASLKADLDSYKWDGLRDHTDKAISDDLWRRLSTDKAGCLNRNCHYYRECPFFVARREIQEAEVVVANHALVMAAMESEAVLPEPKNLLLVLDEGHHLPDVARDALEMSAEITAGWYQLQLDLFTKLVATCLEQFRPKTLPPLATPERLNAHCEELFELISSLNAILNLYLPAGQEAEHRFTMGELPDEVMEICQRLAKLTEMLRGLAELFLNDLSEKTGSHDVVRLHRVILQMNRALGMFESQSKLWRLASMAQASGAPVSKWVTRDVRDGQLHLQFHCVGIRVSDQLEKLLWRSVPHIVVTSATLRSLNSFNRLQEMSGLKEKAGDRFVSLDSPFNHVDQGKIIIPQMRYEPLMENEEQHIAEMATWFREQVESRAHRGMLVLFASQRAMQLFLTYVPDLRLLLLVQGDQPRYRLVESHRKRIDGGERSVLVGLQSFAEGLDLKGDYLTQVHIHKIAFPPIDSPVVITEGEWLKSLKRYPFEVQSLPSASFNLIQQVGRLIRSHECRGEVVIYDKRLLTKSYGKRLLDALPIFPISQPPMPDVIVKKPEQKRRKRR
- the ybiB gene encoding DNA-binding protein YbiB — encoded protein: MDYRTIIKEVGRGKNHARDLDIDTARSLYARMLNGEVPELEMGAILIALRIKGEGEAEMRGFYAAMQERTMKLTPPVAKPMPIVIPSYNGARKQANLTPLLAILLNKLGFPVVVHGVSEDPTRVVSETIFALLGIEATTLAGQAQAKLEGHQPVYIPVSALCPPLEDQLGLRWRMGVRNSAHTLAKLATPFAEEAALRLSSVSHPEYLTRVGKFFADIGGRGLLMQGTEGEVYANPQRCPQMNLIDPVGERVLFARSDAVVEPAAAGAAKDADSTARWIEGCLSGREAIPESLKVQLACCLMASGEAQTLEEGLAHVAATFG
- the ybiJ gene encoding DUF1471 family protein YbiJ, with protein sequence MNAIKYAVAAVALSTLSFGAFAAQSVNPAQAGELNKIGVVSAHGATTLDGLEARLAEKAKAAGASGYSILSTTGNNKLSGTAVIYK
- a CDS encoding DksA/TraR family C4-type zinc finger protein, producing MASGWANDDAVQQQIDSTIEDAVARARRDIPGGESLTECEECGETIPEARRKAIPGVRLCVKCQQEKDLHNSTYSGYNRRGSKDSQLR
- a CDS encoding flavin reductase family protein codes for the protein MYFYEPAKGHGLPHDPLNAIVGPRPIGWIASLDGQGRRNLAPYSFFNCFNYRPPIIGFASSGWKDSVQNIVESKEFVWNLTTRDLAVQMNETSASLAHGEDEFARAGLTPAESRLVRAPRVAESPVNFECRLSQCIQLTAADGSPIESWLVLGEVVAVHIDESLLEEGIYQTAKAQPVLRAGGPSAYYGISEDQRFDLVRPDNR
- the rlmF gene encoding 23S rRNA (adenine(1618)-N(6))-methyltransferase RlmF — its product is MNAQKPGLHPRNRHHSRYDLDALCAVNPSLRAFITRNPNGEETVNFADPQAVKALNKALLAHFYGVREWDIPDGFLCPPVPGRADYLHHLADLLAESDNGTIPAQASVLDIGTGANCIYPLIGAHQYGWRFTGSEVNAEAFASAQAIIAANPGLTRAVRLRRQKDMAAILTGIIHKNESYDAVICNPPFHDSAQSAQANSERKRRNLGQSVTDAANFGGQQQELWCEGGEVAFIKTMIAESKQFARQVLWFTSLVSRGDNLPELYRALTQVGAVKVVKKEMAQGQKQSRFIAWTFLDEAQRKRWAQSRFRG
- the ybiO gene encoding mechanosensitive channel protein encodes the protein MPWILLLISLLCAPLQAATIPGVTAATTTHTSAQTSEPDVEQKKAAYGALADVLENDESRKELIDQLRKVATTPPQEPVPVISPPAIEEQKTVLEKVTEVADYYGEALSTRFAQLWRNITGSPHKAFNPQTFTNAASHFMLLAVLVFAFWWTVRFCVSPVYRRMGAWGRRKNRDSSNWLQLPSMIVGAFIIDIMLLALTLFVGQVLRANLTGGNSTIAFQQSLFLNAFALIEFFKAILRLIFCPRIPDLRPFHIRDETARYWHLRLSALSSLIGYGLLVAVPIISNQVNIQFGALANVVIMLCITLWALYLIFHNKREIQHNLILLADRSLAFFSLFIRAFALVWHWLASAYFIVLFFFSLFDPGNSLKFMMGASLSSLAILSVSAFISGVLSRWLDKTITLSPQVQRNYPELQKRLNGWLSASMKTARFLVVCTTILLLLSAWGLFDFWHWLNYGAGEKAVDILIRIALILFFSAVGWTLLATIIENRLTSDIHGRPLPSARTRTLLTLFRNALAVVISTITVMIVLSEIGVNIAPLLAGAGALGLAISFGSQTLVKDIITGIFIQFENGMNTGDLVTIGPLTGTVERMTIRSVGVRQDTGAYHIIPWSSITTFANFVRGIGSVVANYDVDRHEDTDKANQALKDAVAELMEQEEIRGLIIGEPNFAGLVGLTNTAFTLRVTFTTLPLKQWTVRFALDTMVKKHFDLAHVRPPVQTYQMVSAPEGIGQAQPAANAGTPPAQPTL